A section of the Streptomyces sp. V3I8 genome encodes:
- a CDS encoding CGNR zinc finger domain-containing protein, which produces MEATTPELIGGHVVLDFANTIAWRLDERRTVDRVSGPAELLTWAGASGLLDADRARALLRVAEADPDGAAHTLRAARRLRTALLHLLDAAVDGLPPRREDLAVVRRCLRDAWDRAEFAAALPLRPELDVTAPDDVVRALALEAAELLSGPLANLRRCRGPGCGWFFLDRSRSHTRQWCRTGDCGNRERVRRHYARSRDTRH; this is translated from the coding sequence ATGGAGGCGACGACGCCGGAGCTGATCGGCGGGCACGTGGTACTGGATTTCGCCAACACGATCGCGTGGCGGCTCGACGAGCGGCGCACGGTGGACCGCGTCTCCGGCCCGGCGGAGCTGCTCACCTGGGCCGGTGCGAGCGGTCTGCTGGACGCGGACCGGGCCCGGGCGCTCCTGCGCGTCGCGGAGGCGGACCCGGACGGGGCCGCGCACACCCTGCGGGCGGCGCGGCGGCTGCGGACGGCCCTGCTCCACCTGCTCGACGCCGCCGTGGACGGCCTGCCGCCCCGCCGTGAGGACCTGGCCGTGGTGCGCCGCTGTCTCCGCGACGCCTGGGACCGGGCGGAGTTCGCCGCGGCCCTGCCGCTGCGGCCGGAGCTGGACGTCACCGCGCCGGACGACGTCGTGCGGGCGCTGGCGCTGGAGGCGGCGGAACTGCTGTCCGGACCGCTGGCGAACCTCCGGCGCTGCCGGGGGCCGGGCTGCGGATGGTTCTTCCTCGACCGCAGCCGCAGCCACACCAGGCAGTGGTGCCGGACCGGCGACTGCGGCAACCGCGAGCGGGTGCGGCGGCACTACGCCCGCTCCCGCGACACACGTCACTGA
- the rpmG gene encoding 50S ribosomal protein L33 yields MAARGARPVVTLRSMAGTGATYVTRKNRLNDPDRLVLRKYDQVAGEHVLFREER; encoded by the coding sequence ATGGCTGCCAGAGGTGCGCGTCCGGTGGTGACGTTGAGGTCCATGGCCGGAACCGGTGCGACCTATGTGACGCGGAAGAACCGTCTGAACGACCCCGACCGGCTGGTCCTGCGCAAGTACGACCAGGTGGCGGGGGAGCACGTCCTCTTCCGCGAGGAGCGATGA
- a CDS encoding sulfite oxidase, translating to MTDDEKQSRITHNGVRPALGALSGLLAGFAALAVAALAAALVRPQAGPVIVVGGAAIDRTPTPVKDWAVRNFGTDDKLVLQLGILAVLVLFAIGLGVLALRYRRSAAAGVLLFGVVGAAAAISRPDSAGFTDALPSVVGAVVAAGVLFLLAATLRTAASGPCAPSGAGRAGSATAGTAAEAGTESGSGPSPEPGWDRRGFVITATAVAAASAGAGLLGRALSGSTSRDAVASRAGVTLPVPASRAAAIPAGARLRIAGVSPFVTPNKDFYRVDTALVVPKVDAAAWRLRIHGDGVQRPLTLTFDDLLRRELIERDITLTCVSNEVGGSYAGTARWIGVHLAGLLAECGVRPPSRGGRADQLVARSVDGMTIGSPVEDVMDGRDALLAVGMNGRPLPFEHGFPARMVVPGLYGYVSACKWIEDIELTSFDSYDAYWVKRKWAREAPVKTQSRIDTPKPFARPKAGPVMVAGVAWAQHRGIDKVEVRIDDGPWQEARLAAEDSRDTWRQWSYDWRATRGGHTLTVRATDRTGEVQTAKRTGTVPDGASGRHSVVVSVD from the coding sequence GTGACGGACGACGAGAAGCAATCGCGGATCACCCACAACGGGGTGCGGCCGGCGCTGGGTGCGCTCAGCGGCCTCCTGGCGGGTTTCGCCGCGCTCGCCGTCGCCGCACTGGCGGCGGCGCTGGTGCGCCCGCAGGCCGGTCCCGTCATCGTGGTCGGAGGCGCGGCGATCGACCGCACCCCCACGCCCGTGAAGGACTGGGCGGTCCGGAATTTCGGCACCGACGACAAATTGGTCCTGCAGCTCGGGATTCTCGCCGTCCTGGTGCTGTTCGCGATCGGCCTGGGTGTTCTCGCCCTGCGGTACCGGCGCTCCGCAGCCGCGGGAGTTCTGCTCTTCGGTGTCGTCGGGGCCGCGGCGGCGATCAGCCGGCCGGACTCGGCCGGATTCACCGACGCGCTGCCCTCCGTGGTGGGCGCGGTCGTGGCGGCGGGGGTCCTGTTCCTCCTCGCCGCCACACTGCGGACCGCCGCTTCCGGGCCCTGCGCGCCTTCCGGAGCCGGTCGCGCCGGTTCCGCGACGGCCGGCACGGCGGCGGAGGCCGGGACGGAGTCAGGGAGCGGCCCGTCCCCGGAACCCGGCTGGGACCGCCGGGGATTCGTGATCACCGCGACCGCCGTCGCGGCGGCGTCCGCCGGCGCCGGTCTGCTGGGCCGTGCGCTGAGCGGCTCGACGAGTCGTGACGCGGTCGCCTCACGGGCCGGCGTCACGCTGCCCGTCCCGGCCTCCCGGGCGGCCGCCATCCCCGCGGGCGCCCGGCTGCGCATCGCCGGCGTCAGTCCTTTCGTCACCCCGAACAAGGACTTCTACCGTGTGGACACCGCACTGGTGGTGCCCAAGGTGGACGCGGCGGCCTGGAGGCTGCGCATCCACGGCGACGGCGTCCAGCGGCCGCTCACGCTCACCTTCGACGACCTGCTGCGGCGCGAGCTGATCGAGCGCGACATCACGCTCACCTGCGTGTCGAACGAGGTCGGCGGCTCCTACGCGGGCACCGCGCGCTGGATCGGCGTACACCTCGCCGGCCTGCTGGCCGAGTGCGGGGTGAGGCCGCCCTCCCGGGGCGGCCGTGCCGACCAGCTGGTGGCCCGTTCCGTGGACGGCATGACGATCGGCAGTCCGGTCGAGGACGTCATGGACGGCCGGGACGCCCTTCTGGCCGTGGGGATGAACGGCCGGCCGCTTCCGTTCGAGCACGGCTTCCCGGCCCGCATGGTGGTGCCCGGCCTGTACGGCTACGTCTCGGCCTGCAAGTGGATCGAGGACATCGAGCTGACCTCGTTCGACTCCTACGACGCCTACTGGGTCAAGCGGAAGTGGGCGCGTGAGGCACCGGTCAAGACGCAGTCCCGGATCGACACCCCCAAGCCGTTCGCCCGCCCCAAGGCCGGTCCTGTCATGGTCGCCGGGGTCGCCTGGGCCCAGCACCGCGGCATCGACAAGGTCGAGGTCCGTATCGACGACGGCCCCTGGCAGGAGGCCAGGCTCGCCGCCGAGGACTCGCGCGACACCTGGCGCCAGTGGTCCTACGACTGGCGGGCCACCCGGGGCGGTCACACCCTCACCGTGCGCGCCACCGACCGCACCGGCGAGGTGCAGACCGCGAAACGGACCGGCACCGTCCCCGACGGCGCCAGCGGACGGCACTCCGTCGTGGTCAGCGTCGACTGA
- a CDS encoding TetR/AcrR family transcriptional regulator translates to MVRVGLTTERLVRAGAELADEVGFDQVTVSALARQFDVKVASLYSHLKNSQDLKTRIALLALEELADRGAAALAGRAGKDALTALANVYRDYAAEHPGRYAAAQFRLGPEAAAASAGGRHSRMTRAVLRGYDLAEPDQTHAVRLLGSVFHGYVSLELAGGFSHSAPDSQETWIRVLDALDTLLRNWPAE, encoded by the coding sequence ATGGTCCGCGTGGGACTGACGACGGAACGACTGGTGCGGGCGGGCGCGGAGCTCGCCGACGAGGTCGGCTTCGACCAGGTGACCGTCTCGGCGCTGGCCAGGCAGTTCGACGTCAAGGTCGCGAGCCTGTACTCGCACCTGAAGAACTCCCAGGACCTCAAGACGCGGATCGCGCTGCTCGCCCTCGAGGAACTCGCCGACCGGGGCGCGGCCGCACTGGCCGGACGGGCCGGCAAGGACGCCCTGACCGCGCTGGCGAACGTCTACCGCGACTACGCCGCGGAGCACCCGGGCCGCTACGCCGCCGCCCAGTTCAGGCTCGGCCCCGAGGCGGCGGCCGCGAGCGCGGGCGGCAGACACTCCCGGATGACGCGGGCCGTCCTGCGCGGCTACGACCTGGCCGAACCCGACCAGACACACGCGGTCCGGCTGCTGGGCAGCGTCTTCCACGGCTACGTCAGCCTGGAACTGGCCGGCGGGTTCAGCCACAGCGCACCCGATTCGCAGGAGACCTGGATCCGCGTCCTCGACGCCCTCGACACCCTTCTGCGCAACTGGCCCGCCGAATAG
- a CDS encoding AzlC family ABC transporter permease yields MDRTPPQTEGRTTRAPARDARRQGFLAGVKVGAGLAVAGFVLAVTFGAFARSEGWGILAPIVCSLVVFSGSAQFALATALAGGGGMATAVAAAALINGRFVPMGVAVAKDLRGGRIRRALEGQAVVDGSWVAAHLGGGRFDRYKLFGATAVQWPAWVAGTVLGVVAAPPESLVRTLGLDVVFPAFFLLLLLDELRGSRAARAAAALGACVAAVLVFRAPAGLALLGASAAALVGIRNGLVPRDTKEADGS; encoded by the coding sequence ATGGACCGGACACCTCCGCAGACCGAGGGCCGTACGACCCGGGCACCGGCCCGCGACGCACGCCGGCAGGGTTTCCTCGCGGGCGTCAAGGTGGGCGCGGGTCTGGCCGTGGCCGGTTTCGTCCTGGCCGTCACCTTCGGCGCGTTCGCCCGCTCGGAGGGCTGGGGGATCCTCGCGCCGATCGTCTGCTCCCTCGTCGTCTTCTCCGGGTCCGCCCAGTTCGCCCTCGCCACCGCGCTGGCGGGCGGCGGGGGAATGGCGACGGCCGTCGCGGCGGCCGCTCTCATCAACGGCCGCTTCGTCCCGATGGGCGTGGCCGTGGCGAAGGACCTGCGCGGCGGCCGGATCCGCCGGGCACTGGAGGGCCAGGCCGTCGTCGACGGCTCGTGGGTGGCCGCGCACCTGGGCGGCGGCCGATTCGACCGCTACAAGCTGTTCGGCGCCACCGCCGTGCAGTGGCCCGCATGGGTGGCGGGAACCGTGCTCGGCGTCGTCGCGGCCCCGCCGGAGAGCCTGGTGCGGACACTCGGTCTCGATGTCGTCTTCCCGGCCTTCTTCCTGCTGCTCCTGCTGGACGAGCTGCGCGGCTCCCGGGCGGCCCGGGCCGCGGCGGCACTGGGCGCGTGCGTCGCCGCCGTCCTGGTGTTCCGGGCGCCGGCCGGGCTCGCGCTGCTGGGGGCGAGCGCGGCGGCCCTCGTCGGGATACGCAACGGACTCGTCCCGCGCGACACGAAGGAGGCGGACGGATCGTGA
- a CDS encoding SpoIIE family protein phosphatase → MNARLDLLGTVAPGAPESEVFRLALQHAVGELGALGGAVHLRGPMSALRLVSAVGLPSALVRSWEIVDQDGPSAPALALHRGSGAWVAPEHGAPVVPKDGAGTGGPSWPGSGLAALPVSSGNRRIGTLTVLTGDGGEPTARQWDFLRAVVAWAEQRILQAPRPSAPVPAEPDGERLRQALKEVSVGSWDWDIRTGALIWDEAALELYGTRPAEFTGRIEDWMRVVHPDDLAPTLAAAQRAIQDRGVYEAEYRVRRPDGSYGWTRARGRVTYDDGGEALRMIGVGWESNESRSARDALGRALRHMSDGFLAVDDHWRITFANLEAERALGLSEEKLFGRLLWDLPSATKVPGLEKRCRAAAAQGEPVGFDVRAPETGRLFHVRLVPGPDGRTLYFTDVTDQRRQAVERRTAERATTERAARITELTADLAKATTSQDVVAAVARRVLPPFAATGLLMQVVEGDRLHRVGAVGYSQEFLNLREERTRSLGDPAWDPVVSGTPLFLSSMEEFVAHSPALADVPALAGKQAWAFLPLAASGQTFGVCVVSFDRPRLLTDEERTLLTTISALVAQALERARLYDAEHARSRELQRSLLPQSLPDLAACTAAARYLPAGQGMDVGGDWYDIIPLSGGQVALVVGDIMGHGMSEAATMGRLRTAVHTLADLELPPDEIMSHLNDVVGSLNEESYATCLYALYDSTTRTCSIARAGHPPPALLHPDGSVHFPEPAADPPLGAARPPFETLEMAVPEGSLIVLYTDGLVESAKRDIDTGMAELGRLLHRTHEDGTSADLERLCDALTAGLLPAEQQAADDAAFLVARLHALPADRMAAWPLPKDPKAAGQARRHVRGQLADWGLDALAPTTELLVSELVGNVVRHAKGPVRLRLLYGAELICEVFDGSLTMPRIRRAEESDEGGRGLQLVRALSERWGVRYTPTGKCIWTEQVLGGPGDGRDGGPPDAQDAVFPGADMFAADLDALLSGDSDT, encoded by the coding sequence ATGAACGCACGGCTGGATCTGCTCGGCACGGTGGCGCCCGGTGCCCCGGAGAGCGAGGTCTTCCGGCTGGCTCTGCAGCACGCGGTGGGAGAACTGGGCGCGCTGGGCGGAGCGGTCCACCTCCGCGGTCCCATGTCCGCGCTGCGCCTGGTGTCCGCGGTCGGTCTGCCGTCCGCCCTCGTCCGTTCGTGGGAGATCGTCGACCAGGACGGACCGTCCGCACCGGCGCTCGCCCTCCACCGGGGCAGCGGCGCATGGGTCGCGCCGGAGCACGGTGCACCGGTCGTGCCGAAGGACGGGGCGGGCACCGGCGGCCCCTCCTGGCCCGGCTCCGGTCTCGCCGCCCTGCCCGTGTCCAGCGGGAACCGGCGTATCGGCACGCTCACCGTCCTGACCGGCGACGGGGGCGAGCCCACCGCGCGGCAGTGGGACTTCCTGCGGGCGGTCGTCGCCTGGGCCGAGCAGCGCATCCTGCAGGCGCCGCGACCGTCCGCGCCCGTGCCCGCCGAGCCGGACGGTGAACGCCTGCGGCAGGCGCTGAAGGAGGTCAGCGTCGGGTCGTGGGACTGGGACATCCGTACCGGCGCCCTGATCTGGGACGAGGCGGCGCTGGAGCTGTACGGCACCCGGCCCGCGGAGTTCACCGGACGGATCGAGGACTGGATGCGGGTCGTCCACCCCGACGACCTCGCCCCGACCCTGGCGGCGGCGCAGCGGGCCATCCAGGACCGGGGCGTGTACGAGGCCGAGTACCGGGTGCGGCGCCCGGACGGCTCGTACGGCTGGACCCGGGCCCGCGGCCGGGTCACGTACGACGACGGGGGTGAAGCCCTGCGGATGATCGGCGTCGGCTGGGAGAGCAACGAGTCCCGCTCCGCCCGCGACGCCCTCGGCCGGGCCCTGCGCCACATGAGCGACGGCTTCCTGGCGGTGGACGACCACTGGCGGATCACCTTCGCCAACCTGGAGGCGGAACGCGCGCTGGGCCTCTCCGAGGAGAAGCTGTTCGGGCGCCTCCTGTGGGACCTGCCCTCCGCGACGAAGGTCCCCGGTCTGGAGAAGCGCTGCCGGGCGGCCGCCGCGCAGGGGGAGCCCGTCGGCTTCGACGTCCGCGCGCCCGAGACCGGGCGCCTCTTCCACGTACGGCTGGTCCCGGGGCCCGACGGCCGCACGCTCTACTTCACCGACGTGACCGACCAGCGGCGCCAGGCCGTGGAGCGGCGGACGGCCGAGCGGGCCACGACCGAGCGGGCGGCCCGGATCACCGAGCTGACCGCGGACCTCGCCAAGGCCACGACCTCGCAGGACGTGGTGGCCGCCGTGGCTCGCCGGGTGCTGCCGCCGTTCGCCGCCACCGGGCTGCTGATGCAGGTCGTCGAGGGCGACCGGCTGCACCGGGTCGGTGCCGTCGGCTACTCGCAGGAATTCCTGAACCTGCGGGAAGAGCGCACCAGGAGCCTCGGCGACCCGGCCTGGGACCCGGTCGTCTCGGGCACCCCGCTGTTCCTGTCGTCCATGGAGGAGTTCGTCGCGCACTCGCCGGCGCTGGCCGACGTGCCCGCCCTGGCCGGCAAACAGGCGTGGGCGTTCCTGCCCCTGGCCGCGTCCGGCCAGACGTTCGGCGTGTGCGTCGTCTCCTTCGACCGGCCACGCCTGCTGACCGACGAGGAACGCACCCTGCTGACGACCATCAGCGCCCTCGTCGCACAGGCCCTGGAACGGGCCCGGCTCTACGACGCCGAGCACGCCCGGTCCCGCGAGCTGCAACGCAGCCTGCTCCCCCAGAGCCTGCCCGACCTTGCCGCCTGCACGGCCGCCGCGCGCTACCTCCCCGCGGGCCAGGGCATGGACGTGGGCGGCGACTGGTACGACATCATCCCGCTGTCCGGCGGCCAGGTCGCGCTGGTGGTGGGCGACATCATGGGCCACGGCATGTCCGAGGCGGCCACCATGGGCCGGCTGCGCACCGCGGTCCACACGCTGGCCGACCTCGAACTGCCCCCCGACGAGATCATGAGCCACCTGAACGACGTCGTCGGCAGCCTGAACGAGGAGTCGTACGCGACCTGTCTGTACGCGCTCTACGACTCCACCACCCGGACCTGCTCCATCGCCCGGGCCGGCCATCCCCCGCCGGCCCTGCTGCACCCCGACGGCTCCGTGCACTTCCCCGAGCCGGCCGCCGACCCGCCGCTCGGTGCGGCCAGGCCGCCGTTCGAGACACTGGAGATGGCGGTGCCCGAGGGAAGCCTGATCGTGCTCTACACCGACGGCCTGGTCGAGTCGGCGAAGCGGGACATCGACACCGGCATGGCGGAGCTGGGCCGGCTCCTGCACCGTACCCACGAGGACGGCACCAGCGCGGACCTGGAGCGTCTCTGCGACGCGCTGACGGCCGGCCTGCTCCCCGCCGAGCAGCAGGCGGCCGACGACGCGGCGTTCCTCGTCGCCCGGCTGCACGCCCTGCCCGCGGACAGGATGGCCGCCTGGCCGCTGCCCAAGGACCCGAAGGCAGCCGGCCAGGCCCGCCGCCACGTCCGCGGGCAACTGGCCGACTGGGGTCTGGACGCTCTCGCACCCACCACGGAACTGCTGGTCAGCGAACTGGTGGGCAATGTCGTACGGCACGCCAAGGGTCCCGTGCGGCTGCGCCTCCTGTACGGCGCCGAGCTGATCTGCGAGGTGTTCGACGGCAGCCTGACCATGCCCCGCATCCGCCGCGCCGAGGAGAGCGACGAAGGGGGCCGGGGACTGCAGCTGGTCAGGGCGCTCTCGGAGCGCTGGGGGGTGCGCTACACACCGACGGGCAAGTGCATCTGGACCGAGCAGGTGCTCGGCGGCCCCGGTGACGGGCGGGACGGCGGCCCGCCCGACGCTCAGGACGCCGTGTTCCCCGGCGCGGACATGTTCGCCGCCGACCTGGACGCGCTCCTCTCCGGCGACAGCGACACCTAG
- a CDS encoding AzlD domain-containing protein: protein MNLWWAIGCVALISFAFKAAGPAVLGDRELPAAARGVIALLAPVLLAGLLVVDVAGPRWTELDATLLLGLAAVVAARWLRAPLLLAIVAGTAVTALARLLAG from the coding sequence GTGAACCTGTGGTGGGCCATCGGCTGCGTCGCGCTGATCAGCTTCGCGTTCAAGGCGGCGGGCCCCGCGGTGCTGGGGGACCGCGAGCTCCCCGCGGCGGCGCGCGGCGTCATCGCCCTGCTGGCACCCGTGCTGCTCGCCGGACTCCTGGTCGTCGACGTGGCGGGCCCGCGCTGGACGGAACTGGACGCGACCCTGCTGCTCGGACTCGCGGCGGTGGTCGCGGCCAGGTGGCTGCGCGCACCGCTGCTGCTCGCGATCGTCGCCGGAACGGCCGTGACGGCGCTGGCCCGGCTGCTGGCGGGCTGA
- a CDS encoding fasciclin domain-containing protein, with protein MNTRIRRIAVTVAAAAVLPLSLSACSDSGSDSAKSDSSSEAPASATASDDSMGSSGDTATADEPFGPACSSVPASGSGSFDGMAQDPVATAASNNPALSTLVTAVKKAGLVDTLNNAKDITVFAPTNDAFAKIPKDTLDKVLADKAQLTKILTYHVVGQKLTPKDLENGSFATLEKTELTTSGSGESYKVNDSAKVVCGNVKTANANVYIIDTVLMPTG; from the coding sequence ATGAACACCCGTATCCGCCGTATCGCCGTCACCGTGGCCGCGGCCGCCGTCCTGCCGCTGTCCCTGAGCGCCTGCTCCGACAGCGGGAGCGACTCCGCGAAGTCGGACTCCTCCAGCGAGGCGCCGGCTTCCGCCACGGCGTCCGACGACAGCATGGGCAGCTCCGGCGACACCGCCACGGCGGACGAGCCGTTCGGCCCGGCCTGTTCGTCGGTGCCCGCCAGTGGCTCCGGTTCGTTCGACGGCATGGCCCAGGACCCGGTCGCGACGGCCGCGTCCAACAATCCGGCGCTGTCCACCCTGGTGACCGCGGTGAAGAAGGCCGGCCTGGTCGACACCCTGAACAACGCCAAGGACATCACGGTGTTCGCTCCGACCAACGACGCCTTCGCCAAGATCCCGAAGGACACCCTGGACAAGGTCCTCGCCGACAAGGCCCAGCTGACGAAGATCCTCACGTACCACGTGGTGGGCCAGAAGCTCACCCCGAAGGACCTGGAGAACGGCTCCTTCGCCACGCTGGAGAAGACCGAGCTCACCACGTCGGGCTCGGGCGAGTCGTACAAGGTGAACGACTCGGCGAAGGTGGTCTGCGGCAACGTGAAGACCGCGAACGCCAACGTCTACATCATCGACACCGTCCTGATGCCGACCGGCTGA
- the hemC gene encoding hydroxymethylbilane synthase, with translation MHAPELIRIVSRDSPMALAQVARVRAGLAALRPGTRTEVVPVKTTGDKWMGDLSQVEGKGAFTKEVDAALLAGEADLAVHCVKDVPADRPLPAGTMFAAFLERDDIRDALIHPGGLRLDELPPGTRIGTSSVRRVAQLAASRPHLTCVPFRGNANRRLEKLAAGEADALLLAASGLDRIGRTDVITEILSPETMMPPIGAGILALQCREGDTAVIDAVSALGDADTHREATAERMFLHVLQGHCNSPIAGYATAGRDGELSLRACVFTPDGKTRLNAHEWAGRLDPATLGTSVAVALLRQGARDLIDSIDH, from the coding sequence ATGCACGCTCCCGAGCTGATCCGTATCGTCTCCCGCGACTCGCCCATGGCCCTGGCCCAGGTGGCACGCGTCCGCGCCGGGCTGGCCGCGCTCCGTCCCGGCACGCGCACCGAGGTCGTCCCCGTGAAGACGACCGGCGACAAGTGGATGGGGGACCTCTCCCAGGTGGAGGGCAAGGGGGCGTTCACCAAGGAGGTCGACGCCGCGCTGCTGGCCGGCGAGGCCGACCTGGCAGTGCACTGCGTCAAGGACGTGCCCGCCGACCGGCCGCTCCCGGCCGGCACCATGTTCGCCGCGTTCCTCGAGCGGGACGACATCCGTGACGCGCTGATCCATCCCGGCGGGCTCCGTCTCGACGAACTGCCGCCCGGCACCCGGATCGGGACGTCCTCCGTACGCCGTGTCGCGCAGCTCGCCGCCTCCCGGCCGCACCTGACGTGCGTGCCGTTCCGCGGCAACGCCAACCGGCGTCTGGAGAAGCTGGCGGCCGGCGAGGCGGACGCGCTGCTGCTCGCCGCCTCGGGCCTGGACCGCATCGGACGCACCGACGTGATCACCGAGATCCTCTCCCCCGAGACGATGATGCCGCCGATCGGCGCGGGCATCCTCGCCCTGCAGTGCCGCGAGGGCGACACCGCGGTCATCGACGCCGTCAGCGCGCTCGGCGACGCGGACACCCACCGGGAGGCCACCGCGGAGCGCATGTTCCTGCACGTCCTCCAGGGCCACTGCAACTCGCCGATCGCCGGTTACGCCACGGCCGGCCGGGACGGTGAACTGTCGTTGCGGGCCTGTGTGTTCACCCCCGACGGCAAGACCCGGCTGAACGCCCACGAGTGGGCCGGACGCCTGGACCCCGCCACGCTCGGCACCTCCGTGGCCGTCGCCCTGCTGCGCCAGGGAGCACGGGACCTGATCGACTCCATCGACCACTGA
- a CDS encoding DUF952 domain-containing protein yields the protein MIYHAVPLGDWTARPEAPYAPASLAEDGFVHCSPDEATTLAVVDTFYRDAPRPLLVLLLDEERLTARLEYEAAAPAPPPGVAEDVLFPHLFGPVDRDAVERVLEVQWDDGGRATGMKETDTRANGTKRAT from the coding sequence ATGATCTATCACGCTGTGCCGCTCGGTGACTGGACCGCCCGCCCCGAGGCTCCGTACGCGCCCGCCTCCCTCGCCGAGGACGGCTTCGTCCACTGCTCTCCCGACGAGGCGACCACACTGGCCGTGGTCGACACCTTCTACCGGGACGCGCCCAGGCCGCTGCTCGTGCTGCTCCTGGACGAGGAACGCCTCACCGCCAGGCTGGAGTACGAGGCGGCGGCCCCCGCCCCGCCGCCCGGGGTCGCCGAGGACGTCCTGTTCCCCCACCTGTTCGGGCCCGTCGACCGGGACGCCGTCGAGCGCGTCCTGGAGGTCCAGTGGGACGACGGGGGACGGGCGACGGGCATGAAGGAGACGGACACGAGGGCGAACGGCACGAAGCGGGCGACATGA
- a CDS encoding CYTH and CHAD domain-containing protein, which translates to MAQSMRETERKYEVPPSADDSWWSGLERVDGVAAVVDRDLQELDAVYYDTADLRLSGSSAVLRRRTGGGDAGWHLKLPLSGDSREEIRSAPADTVPDDLLDLTVSRTRGAELTPVVRIRSTREVRHLVDADGTVRAELCVDTVRADSLRDGGTSAAWNELEVELAGDADPALLDAVEKRLRKKGVTRAQAPSKLARALDETATETAITTATAALAGAPDGLAPDRAGAQIHAYLREQVRTLTALDPAVRRDRPDAVHGMRVACRRLRSCLRSYRSVLDRAVTDPVRDELKWLAGELGAERDQEVLHERLSEEIDALPDELLLGPVAARLRVWDVAVGAESHRRTLDALGSRRYLALLDSLAALLERPPLSAEAGRKAGKVMAKAVHKEYGRLAGRMTTALELSPGPERDVALHEARKAAKRVRYATEAARPALGRPAKDLGRRIKSVQKILGGHQDSVVARGVLRELAVAAQTAGEAGFTWGLLYGTEQARAHAAEQELPSVWESASEPAPRRRIGR; encoded by the coding sequence ATGGCCCAGTCGATGCGAGAGACAGAGCGAAAGTACGAGGTTCCCCCGTCCGCCGACGACTCCTGGTGGTCCGGACTGGAGCGCGTGGACGGGGTCGCGGCGGTCGTCGACCGTGATCTGCAGGAGCTGGACGCCGTCTACTACGACACCGCGGACCTGCGGCTGTCCGGCTCCTCGGCCGTACTGCGCCGCAGGACCGGTGGCGGCGACGCCGGGTGGCATCTCAAACTGCCGCTGTCGGGCGACAGCCGGGAGGAGATCAGGTCGGCACCGGCCGACACCGTTCCGGACGACCTGCTCGACCTGACCGTGTCCCGCACCCGCGGGGCCGAGCTGACTCCGGTGGTCCGCATCCGTTCGACGCGCGAGGTGCGGCACCTGGTCGACGCCGACGGCACCGTGCGTGCCGAGCTGTGCGTCGACACGGTGCGCGCGGACTCCCTGCGCGACGGGGGCACGAGCGCCGCGTGGAACGAACTGGAGGTGGAGCTGGCCGGGGACGCCGACCCCGCTCTCCTGGACGCCGTGGAAAAGAGGCTCCGCAAGAAGGGGGTCACCCGGGCACAGGCTCCGTCCAAGCTGGCCCGCGCACTCGACGAGACGGCGACCGAGACCGCGATCACGACTGCGACCGCTGCTTTGGCCGGAGCGCCCGACGGGCTCGCCCCGGACCGGGCGGGCGCGCAGATCCACGCGTACCTGCGCGAGCAGGTCCGGACGCTGACCGCGCTCGACCCGGCCGTGCGGCGCGACCGGCCCGACGCGGTCCACGGCATGCGGGTCGCCTGCCGTCGCCTGCGGAGCTGCCTGCGCTCCTACCGGTCCGTCCTCGATCGCGCGGTCACCGACCCGGTCCGGGACGAACTGAAGTGGCTGGCCGGGGAACTGGGCGCCGAGCGCGACCAGGAAGTACTGCACGAGCGGCTCAGCGAGGAGATCGACGCCCTGCCGGACGAACTGCTCCTCGGCCCCGTCGCCGCGCGGCTGAGGGTCTGGGACGTCGCCGTCGGCGCGGAGTCCCACCGGCGCACTCTCGACGCCCTCGGCTCGCGCCGCTACCTCGCCCTGCTCGACTCCCTCGCCGCACTGCTGGAACGGCCGCCGCTGAGCGCCGAGGCCGGCAGGAAGGCCGGCAAGGTCATGGCCAAGGCCGTGCACAAGGAGTACGGACGACTCGCCGGGCGCATGACGACGGCCCTGGAGCTGTCGCCCGGACCCGAGCGCGACGTGGCTCTGCACGAGGCACGCAAGGCGGCGAAGAGGGTCAGGTACGCGACGGAGGCGGCGCGCCCGGCGCTCGGCAGGCCCGCCAAGGACCTGGGCAGGCGGATCAAGTCCGTGCAGAAGATCCTCGGCGGCCACCAGGACAGCGTGGTGGCCCGGGGCGTCCTCAGGGAGCTGGCCGTGGCGGCCCAGACCGCGGGCGAGGCCGGCTTCACCTGGGGTCTGCTGTACGGCACCGAACAGGCCCGCGCGCACGCCGCGGAGCAGGAACTGCCCTCCGTGTGGGAGTCGGCCTCGGAACCCGCACCACGTCGGCGGATCGGCCGGTGA